In a genomic window of Quercus lobata isolate SW786 chromosome 4, ValleyOak3.0 Primary Assembly, whole genome shotgun sequence:
- the LOC115986903 gene encoding 36.4 kDa proline-rich protein-like isoform X1, producing MAKCTSPILLILLLNFGTLLTSLALPYCPPPEYPPKFPPQPPHVKPPVKPPHVKPPVKPPHVKPPVKPPHVKPPVKPPHVKPPVKPPHVKPPVKPPHVKPPVKPPHVKPPVKPPVKPPHIKPPVKPPHVKPPHPPKPPVYPPKPPVYPPKPPVYPPKPPVFPPKPPVYPPKPPVLPPKPPVYPPKPPVYPPKPPVLPPKPPVYPPKPPVYPPKPPVLPPKPPVYPPKPPVFPPKPPVLPPKPPVFPPKPPVLPPKPPVYPPYVPNPPVVPPVVPKPPPTPLPPVVPIPPVVPKPPPTPISPVVPNPPVVPKPPPTETPCPPPPPPETPCPPPPPIVTPPPQETCPIDTLKLGACVDVLGGLVHIGIGSSAKDACCPVLQGLVDLDAAVCLCTTIKAKLLNISIVIPIALEVLVDCGKTPPQGFKCA from the coding sequence ATGGCAAAGTGTACTTCGCCTATACTCTTAATCCTCCTACTAAACTTTGGTACATTGCTCACTTCTCTTGCTTTACCTTACTGTCCTCCTCCCGAATACCCACCAAAGTTCCCACCCCAACCACCACATGTTAAACCACCAGTAAAACCACCACATGTTAAGCCTCCAGTGAAGCCACCCCATGTTAAACCACCAGTAAAACCACCCCATGTTAAGCCTCCAGTGAAGCCACCCCATGTTAAGCCACCAGTAAAACCACCACATGTTAAGCCTCCAGTGAAGCCACCCCATGTTAAACCACCAGTAAAGCCACCCCATGTTAAGCCACCAGTAAAACCACCAGTAAAGCCACCGCACATTAAGCCACCAGTAAAGCCACCCCATGTTAAGCCACCCCACCCACCCAAACCTCCAGTATATCCCCCCAAGCCACCAGTATATCCCCCCAAACCTCCAGTATATCCACCCAAACCTCCTGTATTTCCACCCAAACCACCAGTATATCCACCCAAGCCACCTGTACTTCCACCCAAGCCACCGGTATATCCTCCCAAACCACCGGTATATCCACCCAAGCCACCTGTACTTCCACCCAAGCCACCAGTATATCCACCCAAACCACCGGTATATCCCCCCAAACCTCCAGTACTTCCACCCAAGCCACCTGTATATCCACCCAAGCCTCCTGTATTTCCACCTAAGCCTCCAGTACTTCCACCCAAGCCTCCTGTATTTCCACCTAAACCTCCAGTACTTCCACCTAAGCCTCCAGTATATCCACCTTATGTCCCCAATCCACCAGTTGTTCCTCCAGTAGTGCctaaaccaccaccaacaccattGCCACCAGTGGTACCAATACCCCCAGTGGTGCCTAAACCCCCACCAACACCAATATCACCGGTGGTGCCAAACCCACCAGTTGTTCCAAAGCCACCTCCAACTGAAACCCCTtgtcctccaccaccaccacctgaAACCCCAtgtcctccaccacctcctatTGTGACTCCACCACCACAAGAAACATGTCCCATTGACACTCTAAAGCTCGGTGCATGTGTGGACGTGTTAGGTGGGCTTGTTCACATAGGAATTGGTAGTAGCGCTAAGGATGCATGCTGTCCAGTGCTACAAGGACTTGTGGACCTGGATGCTGCTGTATGCCTTTGCACCACTATAAAAGCTAAGCTTTTGAATATTAGTATCGTCATTCCCATTGCTCTTGAAGTCCTAGTTGATTGTGGCAAGACTCCACCACAAGGGTTCAAATGTGCCTAA
- the LOC115986903 gene encoding 36.4 kDa proline-rich protein-like isoform X2 produces the protein MAKCTSPILLILLLNFGTLLTSLALPYCPPPEYPPKFPPQPPHVKPPVKPPHVKPPVKPPHVKPPVKPPHVKPPVKPPVKPPHIKPPVKPPHVKPPHPPKPPVYPPKPPVYPPKPPVYPPKPPVFPPKPPVYPPKPPVLPPKPPVYPPKPPVYPPKPPVLPPKPPVYPPKPPVYPPKPPVLPPKPPVYPPKPPVFPPKPPVLPPKPPVFPPKPPVLPPKPPVYPPYVPNPPVVPPVVPKPPPTPLPPVVPIPPVVPKPPPTPISPVVPNPPVVPKPPPTETPCPPPPPPETPCPPPPPIVTPPPQETCPIDTLKLGACVDVLGGLVHIGIGSSAKDACCPVLQGLVDLDAAVCLCTTIKAKLLNISIVIPIALEVLVDCGKTPPQGFKCA, from the exons ATGGCAAAGTGTACTTCGCCTATACTCTTAATCCTCCTACTAAACTTTGGTACATTGCTCACTTCTCTTGCTTTACCTTACTGTCCTCCTCCCGAATACCCACCAAAGTTCCCACCCCAACCACCACATGTTAAACCACCAGTAAAACCACCACAT GTTAAGCCTCCAGTGAAGCCACCCCATGTTAAACCACCAGTAAAGCCACCCCATGTTAAGCCACCAGTAAAACCACCAGTAAAGCCACCGCACATTAAGCCACCAGTAAAGCCACCCCATGTTAAGCCACCCCACCCACCCAAACCTCCAGTATATCCCCCCAAGCCACCAGTATATCCCCCCAAACCTCCAGTATATCCACCCAAACCTCCTGTATTTCCACCCAAACCACCAGTATATCCACCCAAGCCACCTGTACTTCCACCCAAGCCACCGGTATATCCTCCCAAACCACCGGTATATCCACCCAAGCCACCTGTACTTCCACCCAAGCCACCAGTATATCCACCCAAACCACCGGTATATCCCCCCAAACCTCCAGTACTTCCACCCAAGCCACCTGTATATCCACCCAAGCCTCCTGTATTTCCACCTAAGCCTCCAGTACTTCCACCCAAGCCTCCTGTATTTCCACCTAAACCTCCAGTACTTCCACCTAAGCCTCCAGTATATCCACCTTATGTCCCCAATCCACCAGTTGTTCCTCCAGTAGTGCctaaaccaccaccaacaccattGCCACCAGTGGTACCAATACCCCCAGTGGTGCCTAAACCCCCACCAACACCAATATCACCGGTGGTGCCAAACCCACCAGTTGTTCCAAAGCCACCTCCAACTGAAACCCCTtgtcctccaccaccaccacctgaAACCCCAtgtcctccaccacctcctatTGTGACTCCACCACCACAAGAAACATGTCCCATTGACACTCTAAAGCTCGGTGCATGTGTGGACGTGTTAGGTGGGCTTGTTCACATAGGAATTGGTAGTAGCGCTAAGGATGCATGCTGTCCAGTGCTACAAGGACTTGTGGACCTGGATGCTGCTGTATGCCTTTGCACCACTATAAAAGCTAAGCTTTTGAATATTAGTATCGTCATTCCCATTGCTCTTGAAGTCCTAGTTGATTGTGGCAAGACTCCACCACAAGGGTTCAAATGTGCCTAA